In Nitrosococcus oceani ATCC 19707, the following proteins share a genomic window:
- a CDS encoding GPW/gp25 family protein encodes MNKRQADPTKSFLGIGWAFPPHIDLDGSVAEAVDEDDVRQAIRIILGTNPGERVMRPDFGAGLNAFVFEVVDITIKERLKKRVQEALIDWEPRIDVEDIKVTIDPAAHSTLLIDIHYRIRATNTLHNLVYPFYLQEGTPQ; translated from the coding sequence ATGAATAAAAGGCAAGCCGATCCAACGAAATCTTTCCTTGGAATCGGGTGGGCTTTTCCGCCTCACATCGATCTTGATGGCTCTGTGGCTGAGGCGGTTGATGAGGACGATGTCCGCCAGGCGATTCGTATTATCTTGGGCACCAATCCCGGTGAGCGAGTGATGCGGCCGGATTTTGGTGCGGGGCTTAACGCTTTTGTGTTTGAGGTGGTAGATATCACCATCAAGGAACGGCTTAAGAAACGGGTTCAGGAAGCCTTAATTGATTGGGAGCCGCGGATCGATGTGGAAGACATTAAAGTCACAATTGATCCTGCAGCGCATAGCACACTATTAATCGATATCCACTACCGCATTCGGGCTACCAATACGCTGCATAACCTGGTTTACCCGTTTTACTTGCAGGAAGGAACACCGCAATGA
- a CDS encoding eCIS core domain-containing protein, which translates to MPETARARSNKGKERNAEGRGNGSPRPHVEAGPRLDPLAGLLNLQRMAGNHAVNQLLAGAVGGNESLQGVGVERKPNFNGMSAFAQAPVTVQKKLKVSSPGDGYEQEADRIADRVMAMPARQRASSVTPRIQRLSGEANGRTDVVPDSVKQTLASPGKPLDSATRSLFEPRFGHDFSQVRVHTDTLAAESAKAVNAQAYTVGDHVVFGQRKYKPRSLGGLRLLAHELTHVVQQGHSRSLVQLQPALNVAPANDQIRREFVRDTIKFLEGSASYYQSPNVPIDRALFDRVIDGWYAAVVNQERIIDNDLGGDRALKADLRAAYISAIRVLISRAAAALGKSEAELYSENSGRIPLWAWQTPHHMEQFISTPIPEGRVADKLTGAVNFSTNGFDVSIMPDALDPALGNHAETRQNIQGGRINYQRQSRRGRRIVTNFNGPGTPAVTIQTFYGRGVTAASPSDYGRGTTPEDIAGGRVTPRSTSLGLHEGSHGLDYIDFLETNPAPQFTGAVGMTEAQFRAAIRQYQRDLRDYANRMEEFSTRRTDCVGTTIDQFDQANGAAGAQVIIQCGP; encoded by the coding sequence ATGCCAGAAACTGCGCGAGCTCGAAGTAATAAAGGGAAAGAGCGGAATGCTGAAGGACGTGGGAATGGAAGCCCGCGGCCTCACGTGGAGGCGGGTCCTCGGCTAGATCCTTTAGCTGGCCTGCTTAACTTACAGCGCATGGCGGGCAACCATGCGGTGAATCAACTACTTGCTGGTGCTGTTGGAGGGAATGAATCACTACAGGGAGTGGGTGTGGAGCGAAAACCCAATTTCAACGGGATGTCGGCATTTGCACAAGCACCGGTAACAGTGCAGAAAAAATTAAAGGTGAGCAGCCCGGGGGATGGCTACGAGCAGGAGGCGGACCGGATTGCCGATCGGGTGATGGCTATGCCGGCACGGCAGAGGGCCAGCAGCGTTACACCCCGTATCCAGCGTTTATCTGGAGAGGCGAATGGCCGGACCGATGTAGTGCCCGATAGCGTAAAGCAAACGCTCGCCAGCCCTGGCAAACCGCTCGATTCCGCCACCCGCTCTCTCTTTGAACCGCGTTTTGGGCATGATTTCAGCCAAGTGCGAGTGCATACTGATACACTGGCGGCAGAATCAGCAAAAGCGGTGAATGCGCAGGCTTATACTGTCGGAGATCACGTCGTTTTCGGACAACGAAAATATAAACCGAGATCGCTTGGCGGCCTCCGCCTGCTAGCCCATGAGCTGACGCATGTAGTCCAGCAAGGCCATAGCCGGTCGCTTGTCCAACTTCAGCCTGCGCTAAACGTCGCTCCCGCGAACGATCAGATACGCAGGGAATTCGTTCGAGACACCATAAAATTCCTTGAGGGAAGCGCCTCATATTACCAGAGTCCCAATGTTCCAATCGATAGGGCTCTTTTCGATCGGGTAATCGACGGCTGGTACGCCGCGGTAGTGAACCAGGAAAGGATAATCGATAATGATCTGGGCGGCGACCGTGCTTTGAAGGCTGATCTGAGAGCCGCCTACATAAGCGCCATTCGCGTGCTGATCAGCAGGGCGGCGGCTGCCCTGGGAAAGAGCGAGGCCGAGTTATACTCGGAAAACAGCGGACGCATTCCGCTATGGGCGTGGCAAACTCCCCACCATATGGAGCAGTTCATCTCAACGCCCATTCCGGAGGGACGAGTGGCCGACAAACTAACGGGAGCGGTGAATTTTTCCACAAACGGCTTTGATGTGAGCATAATGCCGGATGCGCTAGATCCGGCTCTGGGAAACCATGCAGAGACGCGGCAAAACATCCAGGGAGGTAGGATCAATTATCAGCGGCAGTCCAGGAGAGGCCGGAGAATCGTCACAAATTTCAACGGCCCCGGCACGCCAGCCGTAACTATCCAGACGTTCTACGGGCGCGGCGTAACAGCGGCTTCCCCATCAGACTACGGCAGAGGCACTACGCCGGAGGATATCGCCGGAGGCAGAGTCACGCCCAGAAGCACAAGCCTCGGTCTTCATGAGGGCAGCCACGGCCTGGACTATATAGATTTCCTGGAGACTAACCCGGCCCCTCAATTCACCGGCGCGGTAGGGATGACGGAAGCCCAGTTCAGAGCGGCCATACGCCAGTATCAGCGAGACCTCAGGGACTACGCTAATAGAATGGAAGAGTTTTCTACAAGACGCACCGACTGCGTTGGGACGACGATTGATCAGTTCGACCAAGCCAACGGCGCGGCAGGAGCACAGGTCATTATACAATGCGGTCCGTAG
- a CDS encoding phage baseplate assembly protein V produces the protein MPITLYESGEERKTNKEKTSVVTGTVINNCDLIKQGKILVRIPSLDQELWARLTAPGASSGAGLFYVPRPDDEVLVVLSGDEPVDAYIIGGLWNTQDSPPVSNPLEASTKRVIKTGLAGGVGHEVEFDDGPGQSISITTSTQQKIIIDPFKIELRNTAGTLKITLDNKTQTISIAAAASLELAAVGNIKLKAANIEIGDIVKTAKTSINGKMVSIN, from the coding sequence ATGCCAATCACACTCTATGAATCTGGCGAAGAAAGAAAGACAAATAAAGAAAAAACTAGCGTTGTAACGGGGACCGTGATTAATAATTGCGATCTCATAAAACAAGGAAAAATTTTGGTTAGAATACCGTCTCTTGATCAGGAACTCTGGGCGCGGTTAACAGCGCCTGGAGCTAGCTCAGGCGCTGGTTTATTCTATGTTCCTAGGCCGGACGATGAAGTGCTGGTTGTGCTGAGCGGTGATGAGCCTGTAGATGCCTATATCATTGGCGGGCTTTGGAACACCCAAGATAGTCCACCGGTATCAAATCCTCTGGAGGCGTCGACTAAACGGGTTATTAAGACAGGGTTGGCAGGAGGCGTTGGACATGAAGTGGAGTTCGACGACGGACCTGGTCAATCCATTTCTATAACCACTTCCACCCAACAGAAAATTATCATTGATCCGTTCAAAATTGAACTGCGCAATACGGCTGGCACACTCAAGATTACGCTTGATAACAAAACACAGACAATTTCTATTGCTGCTGCAGCCAGCCTCGAACTCGCTGCTGTAGGAAATATTAAGCTCAAAGCCGCAAATATCGAAATCGGCGATATCGTGAAGACAGCTAAGACCTCTATTAACGGGAAGATGGTCTCGATCAACTAA
- a CDS encoding putative baseplate assembly protein, producing the protein MPVPLPNLDDRRWADLVEEGRTLIPIHAPEWTDHNIHDPGITLMELFAWVAEMDIYQLNQIPDRHKRKFLALVGIVPEPPYPARTMLHFSLASSSTVVQLPETVEFEGADPFGVATGFRTLAPICIAPGFLKAIQLKDQRGFHDFTDSWVRGENFAVFGTEPQLGTELYFGFSEAFPQEEFVSLFFSFAHHRSDEAERCRLIDESSARQRICRTPLSDFPCPNVAPLSPPVEDRIKKTLLHHGVRLVWEILITADGDWELLEPDHINDETRALTLDGQVRLSIPSEMAKKKLGQVINELYYLRVRFVAGSYDAPPFLHRLALNGIIAEQAASVGEIKTIDDQAIEAILLGISDGSPNQKWTLPEAPVHVPSFQLYIQEEDKWRVWRRRSDFDESARSDSDFLLDPTDGVITFSDGEKGRVPPKGAQIYAIYCATQAEAGNLSSGTIHRLADSPHNRRVLGSDYEKIKESLAVITNPIAATGGAPAEILTHAIGRAIEQREKTQRAVTLQDYEVLALQTPGVQLARVKAWANLHPGLPCLKAQGLITVIILPYLPLDKPMPSVGLRRTVATYLNRRRIIGTRVEVVGPTYLEISVRTKVQAYVGANKAALQQNIIETLNNFLHPLKGGSEGTGWPFGRDVYRTEIMQVIDELSGVDHIFSLELTANKNEPQCGNVCLNPIMLVTAGPHEVEVI; encoded by the coding sequence ATGCCAGTACCATTGCCAAACCTAGATGATCGTCGCTGGGCGGATTTGGTTGAAGAGGGTCGGACCCTGATTCCTATTCATGCGCCAGAATGGACTGACCACAATATTCATGATCCAGGAATTACTTTAATGGAACTCTTCGCCTGGGTTGCAGAAATGGACATCTACCAACTCAACCAAATACCCGATCGGCACAAGCGAAAATTCCTCGCACTGGTGGGCATTGTGCCAGAGCCTCCATACCCAGCTCGCACTATGTTGCATTTTAGTTTGGCAAGCAGCAGTACCGTAGTGCAATTACCAGAGACGGTGGAGTTTGAAGGCGCGGATCCGTTTGGAGTAGCAACGGGCTTTCGCACCTTAGCGCCAATTTGTATTGCGCCAGGTTTTCTAAAGGCAATCCAGCTTAAGGATCAGAGGGGATTCCACGATTTCACCGACAGCTGGGTACGGGGTGAGAATTTCGCGGTGTTTGGAACTGAACCTCAGCTCGGGACAGAGTTATATTTTGGCTTTAGTGAAGCATTTCCCCAAGAGGAATTTGTCAGTCTTTTTTTTAGCTTTGCTCACCACCGTTCCGACGAAGCTGAGCGTTGCCGCCTTATTGATGAGAGCAGTGCGCGTCAGCGCATCTGCCGCACGCCACTTTCAGATTTTCCTTGCCCGAATGTAGCTCCATTGTCTCCTCCGGTTGAAGATAGAATTAAAAAAACCCTTTTACATCATGGCGTACGCCTGGTTTGGGAGATATTGATAACCGCTGATGGGGATTGGGAATTGCTGGAACCAGATCACATAAACGACGAAACGCGCGCTTTGACGTTAGATGGTCAAGTGCGCCTTTCGATTCCATCTGAAATGGCTAAAAAAAAGCTCGGTCAGGTGATAAATGAACTCTATTATTTGCGCGTACGGTTTGTAGCCGGTAGCTACGATGCACCGCCTTTTCTACATAGGTTGGCGTTAAATGGAATCATTGCTGAACAGGCAGCCTCCGTCGGTGAAATCAAAACCATAGATGATCAAGCTATCGAAGCTATTTTATTAGGGATCAGTGATGGTTCTCCAAATCAAAAATGGACCCTGCCGGAGGCACCTGTGCATGTGCCAAGCTTCCAGCTCTATATACAAGAAGAGGATAAGTGGCGGGTGTGGCGTCGGCGCTCTGATTTCGATGAATCAGCCCGCAGCGACTCGGATTTTCTGCTCGATCCTACCGACGGGGTAATCACTTTCAGTGATGGCGAGAAGGGACGAGTGCCGCCGAAAGGTGCCCAGATTTATGCGATTTATTGTGCCACTCAAGCCGAAGCGGGTAATTTGTCTTCAGGGACAATTCATCGTCTGGCTGATTCGCCTCACAATCGGCGCGTGCTAGGTAGCGATTACGAAAAGATCAAGGAAAGCCTCGCTGTTATTACCAATCCCATCGCCGCCACAGGTGGAGCACCTGCAGAAATCCTCACCCATGCCATTGGGCGTGCCATCGAGCAAAGGGAAAAAACACAGCGGGCTGTGACACTCCAGGATTATGAAGTGCTGGCGCTGCAGACACCGGGGGTGCAACTGGCTCGGGTGAAGGCATGGGCTAATTTGCATCCAGGCTTGCCATGCCTTAAAGCACAAGGGCTGATCACGGTGATCATTCTCCCCTATTTGCCTTTGGATAAACCAATGCCAAGCGTGGGGCTACGGCGAACTGTAGCCACTTATCTCAACCGCCGCCGGATTATCGGCACCCGCGTGGAAGTAGTCGGACCAACTTATCTGGAAATATCAGTGCGCACCAAGGTGCAGGCTTACGTCGGCGCCAACAAAGCTGCTTTGCAGCAAAATATTATCGAAACTCTGAATAATTTTTTGCATCCGCTTAAAGGCGGATCTGAAGGTACCGGTTGGCCTTTTGGCCGGGATGTGTACCGCACGGAAATCATGCAGGTAATCGACGAGTTATCGGGGGTCGATCATATCTTTTCCCTTGAACTTACAGCCAATAAAAATGAGCCGCAATGTGGGAATGTATGTTTAAACCCGATTATGCTGGTAACAGCGGGTCCACATGAAGTTGAAGTGATCTAA
- a CDS encoding phage tail protein I: MRVSYESRSQCSFSVLNRDNEWPDFQWEGLELLQDGTLRLYSIPLLKEKLPEEIEAIAPSRAPAGITVDLDGTVYFSDPAAHRLLKIDGCNSELKTVPCIGSKNGKPTQLNGPRGLLIPPHRRSLLVVDSGNHRIQIFDIASLQLVAIWGQQDPFSLPQPSDAPGYFNTPWTLAADTKGNVYVVDYGNQRVQKFNFLGEVIPDFWETLQAANLQQPSDIAAGAIGEELYFYIVAQDAKGAWKIFVVDNNGHPVLDTSGQSIAFGEEYLEQPMGIAVDKDTIYVGDNNRRRVLTFKKKSDTFEFAGEALGYEGPVAALALDGKEGLLIHSGIALAPLRLTLDSGYRNKGMLWSRVIKSAESKVQWHRLHTIVDSLESGAHIQFFVHTSDQEDDPPLVDPSSPNPFSDAKWRALPLNVSDFFIGDTPACCLWIGAVFSGDGSASPIISQMRVEFDQETYLKHLPAIYINSVHSREFLVRFLPLFESFFNEVEGTIAHLPALFDPNAIPKEMLSWLAGWLAMELDEDWDGAMQRQVIVEAFENYAWQGTAEGLRRSLRLFAGVHAIIEEPNLNSAWWVLPIREEMEDKISDPSYLSWGNEENSILGFTTRLASAEPQGAVVGTTTILDQSHLITSKEFGAPLFEDVAYQFSVLLYRGELRCADTLLRVRAVIEREKPAHTSYQVCIIEPRMRVGYQARVGVDTVIAGPPSVSRLGENSAGGVTLGGEPAGRIGERNQVGLATRVG; encoded by the coding sequence TTGAGGGTTAGCTATGAATCAAGATCACAATGCAGCTTTTCTGTATTAAATCGAGATAATGAATGGCCCGACTTTCAATGGGAAGGACTGGAATTGCTCCAGGATGGTACACTGCGGCTCTATTCTATTCCACTGCTAAAGGAAAAACTGCCAGAAGAGATAGAAGCTATTGCTCCGTCCAGAGCGCCCGCTGGTATTACAGTCGATCTTGATGGAACTGTCTACTTTAGCGATCCAGCTGCACATAGACTGCTGAAAATTGACGGTTGTAATAGCGAGCTTAAGACTGTTCCCTGTATTGGTAGTAAAAACGGTAAACCGACTCAACTCAACGGCCCGCGTGGGCTATTGATTCCTCCCCATCGGCGCTCGCTATTGGTGGTGGACAGCGGCAATCACCGCATTCAGATATTCGATATTGCTTCGCTGCAACTGGTTGCTATATGGGGCCAGCAGGATCCCTTCAGCTTACCTCAACCAAGTGACGCGCCCGGATATTTTAACACGCCGTGGACTTTGGCAGCGGATACCAAAGGCAATGTTTACGTGGTGGATTACGGCAATCAGCGCGTGCAGAAATTCAATTTCTTAGGAGAAGTAATTCCTGATTTTTGGGAGACTCTGCAAGCCGCTAACTTACAACAACCCAGTGACATCGCAGCGGGCGCAATAGGAGAAGAGCTCTATTTTTATATTGTTGCACAAGATGCCAAAGGTGCCTGGAAAATTTTTGTAGTTGATAATAATGGCCATCCCGTACTCGATACTTCAGGTCAATCCATTGCCTTTGGTGAAGAATACCTTGAGCAGCCCATGGGCATTGCTGTCGACAAGGATACAATCTATGTAGGCGATAATAATCGGAGGCGCGTACTCACCTTCAAAAAAAAATCTGATACTTTCGAGTTTGCCGGTGAGGCACTGGGCTACGAGGGGCCAGTAGCTGCACTTGCATTGGATGGAAAAGAGGGTCTGCTTATCCATAGTGGTATTGCTCTTGCGCCGCTGCGCCTGACCCTTGACAGTGGTTATCGGAATAAAGGGATGTTATGGAGCCGTGTTATCAAATCGGCCGAGTCCAAAGTGCAATGGCATCGGTTACATACCATAGTTGATTCACTTGAATCCGGCGCGCATATTCAGTTCTTTGTGCATACCTCGGATCAGGAGGATGATCCGCCGCTTGTTGATCCAAGCAGCCCCAACCCATTTAGCGATGCGAAATGGCGTGCCTTGCCGCTCAATGTGTCCGACTTTTTCATAGGAGATACTCCTGCCTGTTGCCTGTGGATAGGTGCGGTGTTTTCTGGAGATGGATCGGCAAGCCCAATCATTTCCCAGATGCGAGTGGAATTTGATCAAGAAACTTACCTGAAACACCTGCCGGCAATTTACATCAATAGCGTCCACTCTCGAGAATTTTTAGTGCGTTTTCTCCCCCTCTTCGAAAGCTTCTTTAATGAAGTGGAAGGAACCATAGCCCATCTCCCCGCTCTGTTTGATCCAAATGCGATTCCCAAAGAAATGCTGTCCTGGCTTGCCGGTTGGTTGGCAATGGAGCTGGATGAAGATTGGGATGGAGCCATGCAACGTCAGGTGATTGTTGAAGCTTTCGAAAATTATGCTTGGCAGGGGACTGCTGAGGGCTTGCGTCGATCATTGCGCCTTTTTGCCGGTGTTCATGCCATTATCGAGGAACCGAATCTCAACTCCGCCTGGTGGGTATTGCCGATAAGAGAAGAGATGGAAGATAAAATATCTGATCCAAGCTATCTATCCTGGGGAAATGAAGAAAACTCGATCCTCGGGTTTACTACCAGGCTTGCGTCAGCTGAGCCACAGGGCGCAGTGGTGGGTACTACCACCATCTTAGATCAGTCTCATTTGATTACCAGTAAAGAGTTCGGGGCACCGCTTTTTGAAGATGTGGCCTATCAGTTCAGCGTGCTTCTCTATCGAGGCGAGCTGCGGTGCGCGGATACGCTATTGCGTGTACGCGCTGTAATCGAGCGGGAGAAACCTGCGCATACGAGTTATCAAGTTTGCATTATCGAACCTCGCATGCGCGTGGGTTATCAGGCACGAGTGGGTGTTGACACCGTCATTGCTGGTCCACCATCGGTTTCCAGACTTGGAGAAAATAGTGCTGGAGGGGTAACGCTCGGTGGAGAACCTGCCGGCCGAATTGGGGAACGAAACCAAGTTGGGTTGGCTACGCGTGTAGGTTAG
- a CDS encoding DUF2283 domain-containing protein: MRLRIDQQSDALYLDLNDKEIDSSEEVSDGIILDYDKDGNLVGIEVLDASKKAGDLKTLHQLSLDVPHIAV; this comes from the coding sequence ATGCGCTTAAGAATTGATCAGCAATCTGATGCTTTGTATCTTGACCTGAACGATAAGGAGATCGACAGCAGTGAGGAAGTATCCGATGGCATTATTCTCGACTATGACAAGGATGGGAATCTGGTAGGTATAGAGGTCCTGGATGCCTCCAAAAAGGCAGGCGACCTTAAGACACTGCATCAGCTGAGTTTAGATGTTCCTCACATCGCGGTTTGA
- a CDS encoding putative baseplate assembly protein has protein sequence MIFRPGILLDDRDAAQILKALLARRLGYVPEWEPQGPGLALAEVFARYLQTIIQRLNQAPDKNKLAFLDLLGLQLIPARAARTPIVFRLAENAPDGRLPAGTRVAAPPPPEQTDQIIFETERSIGLMTARLKEVVSLWPGRDQYIDHSAAFIAGRPLQPFKKRQLENTPHILYLAHDTLLALAGKSLLNVTFELTNTSSERLDIVWEYWDGEVWREFLAMRPACDEEEAHKLDSTDGLQYSGRFRLQADCAETKKTMVNGVDAFWIRGQLAEPLPLDPEQILPEVESIQIGAEIASTSPIEVTIEEAIDIEKAIKKVIESKKVIESPATGGLILDKAFSDATDIDVTKPFFPLGLQPQPGSVFYFTNAEVFSKPGARVRLYIGKTVTPSDQLVTNSTSDGLRMTTDTNNSQLPHEVSWEYWNGRKWEVLITYSNDPNGSSALSKSPQDFSDSGFIDLIIPTDMAPTTINEEEGLWMRVRLLSGGYGFKSSISTGDSLTEFPFIITQPPALSNFLLSYTWQYGPFHPEYVVTYNNFQYEDHTEEAKWPGQTFQLFKPVTDITPSFYLGFDKKLPVDRLGILFDILEQPTEAQGPALLWEYWDGIAWQALSAEDGTQNLRVPGLVSFIGPQDSQALARFAAPLHWLRARLKEDGPPGEPVIQSVFPNAVWATQQQTIVDEPMGASTGQLHQIFSFRQIPVLAGQQIEVRELAGARANVEWRLIAREILGREERALSEVESMLALEGAQTDIEKNNLRLRRDRRKQVTEVWVRWQEQQHLLFSKPSDRHYVVDRGQGQLLFGDGVRGKIPPSGAAILARQYRSGGGRRGNLPAQTIKQVVGPIGGVEEAFNPLPSEGGADRESLENFAFRGPQTLRHRGRSIGLKDYETLAYEASAAVAFARAIPTHNPSGRSIPGWVTLLIIPQSQEPRPWPSFGLRERVRKYIEARAPADLAAAHQIYVTGPDYLPIGVTATIVPIDPAEAGAIEQRAQEALEDFLHPLRGGPERRGWALGRDVFVSDVAAVMERIPGVDYVEELGLLLRGGLQGERIRVAEDRIVVAGEIQLKLKAGERQRYASTIAKPR, from the coding sequence ATGATTTTTCGGCCGGGCATATTGCTCGATGATAGAGACGCGGCGCAGATCTTAAAGGCATTGTTAGCGCGACGGCTCGGTTATGTGCCAGAGTGGGAGCCGCAGGGTCCAGGGTTGGCGTTGGCCGAGGTTTTTGCCCGTTACTTGCAGACAATCATTCAGCGCCTGAACCAGGCGCCGGATAAAAATAAACTAGCGTTTTTAGATTTACTGGGTTTGCAGTTAATCCCGGCGCGGGCTGCCCGGACGCCGATCGTCTTTCGTTTGGCGGAGAATGCTCCTGATGGCAGATTACCGGCCGGCACGCGTGTAGCTGCTCCGCCCCCTCCAGAGCAGACCGATCAGATTATCTTCGAAACCGAACGATCGATCGGATTGATGACGGCAAGACTTAAAGAAGTCGTAAGCCTCTGGCCTGGTCGGGATCAATATATCGACCACAGTGCGGCATTTATCGCAGGCCGGCCCTTACAGCCCTTTAAAAAACGCCAGTTAGAAAATACGCCCCATATCCTCTACTTAGCCCATGATACGCTGCTAGCCCTAGCAGGAAAAAGTTTATTGAATGTCACGTTTGAGCTAACTAACACGAGCAGTGAACGATTGGACATTGTATGGGAGTACTGGGATGGCGAGGTCTGGCGTGAGTTTTTAGCAATGCGGCCGGCCTGTGATGAAGAAGAAGCACACAAGTTAGACAGTACTGACGGTCTACAGTACAGCGGCCGCTTCCGCCTGCAAGCAGACTGCGCCGAGACAAAAAAAACCATGGTGAATGGTGTCGACGCCTTCTGGATTCGCGGCCAGTTGGCAGAGCCCTTGCCCTTGGATCCGGAGCAGATATTACCTGAGGTGGAGAGCATTCAGATTGGGGCGGAGATCGCTTCTACTTCCCCTATTGAGGTAACTATCGAAGAGGCTATCGATATTGAGAAAGCTATCAAAAAGGTTATCGAGTCCAAAAAGGTTATCGAGTCGCCTGCAACGGGTGGTTTAATCCTAGACAAGGCTTTTTCCGATGCGACAGACATCGATGTGACTAAACCTTTCTTTCCTCTTGGCTTACAACCTCAGCCCGGTTCAGTGTTTTATTTTACCAATGCCGAAGTCTTCAGTAAGCCAGGGGCAAGAGTGCGACTCTATATCGGAAAAACAGTGACGCCATCCGATCAGCTCGTGACGAATTCGACGAGTGACGGGCTCAGAATGACCACTGATACAAATAATTCGCAATTGCCCCACGAAGTCAGCTGGGAATATTGGAACGGACGAAAGTGGGAAGTTTTAATAACCTATAGCAATGATCCCAATGGCTCCAGTGCTTTATCGAAGTCTCCACAAGATTTTAGCGATAGCGGCTTTATTGATTTAATTATCCCAACGGATATGGCCCCAACCACAATCAATGAGGAGGAAGGGCTGTGGATGCGGGTACGTTTATTGAGCGGGGGTTATGGCTTCAAAAGTTCTATTTCTACTGGCGACTCTTTAACTGAATTCCCCTTTATTATCACTCAACCCCCAGCACTCTCTAACTTTCTCTTGAGCTACACTTGGCAGTATGGGCCGTTTCACCCAGAGTACGTTGTTACTTATAACAATTTTCAGTACGAAGACCATACCGAAGAAGCCAAATGGCCTGGGCAGACCTTTCAGCTATTTAAGCCGGTTACCGATATTACTCCATCATTTTACCTAGGCTTTGATAAAAAGCTGCCAGTCGATCGCCTGGGTATCCTCTTCGATATTCTGGAACAGCCAACTGAAGCCCAAGGTCCAGCTTTGCTTTGGGAATACTGGGATGGTATTGCTTGGCAAGCCCTTTCCGCCGAGGATGGGACGCAAAATCTCCGTGTCCCTGGATTGGTGTCTTTCATTGGCCCACAGGACAGTCAGGCGCTGGCCCGTTTTGCCGCGCCATTGCACTGGCTGCGCGCACGGCTTAAAGAGGATGGTCCGCCCGGAGAACCCGTTATCCAGAGTGTTTTTCCAAACGCGGTTTGGGCAACTCAACAACAGACGATTGTTGATGAGCCAATGGGAGCCAGTACGGGTCAACTCCACCAGATTTTCTCCTTTCGCCAGATCCCTGTTCTCGCAGGGCAACAGATTGAAGTACGAGAGCTTGCTGGGGCACGGGCGAATGTGGAGTGGCGCCTGATAGCGAGGGAAATCTTGGGTAGAGAGGAGAGGGCGCTCAGTGAAGTTGAATCGATGCTGGCTCTTGAAGGTGCTCAAACTGACATCGAAAAAAACAATCTTCGTCTCAGGCGGGATCGTCGCAAGCAGGTGACCGAAGTTTGGGTGCGTTGGCAGGAGCAGCAGCATCTTCTCTTTTCGAAGCCGAGTGACCGCCACTATGTGGTTGACCGGGGGCAAGGGCAACTTTTATTCGGCGATGGGGTACGCGGCAAGATTCCGCCGTCCGGTGCGGCGATTTTAGCGCGACAATATCGCTCCGGGGGCGGTCGTAGAGGTAATTTACCGGCCCAGACGATAAAACAAGTAGTGGGTCCGATTGGCGGCGTGGAGGAAGCATTTAATCCGCTCCCTAGCGAAGGCGGTGCTGATCGTGAGAGTCTGGAGAATTTTGCCTTTCGTGGACCACAAACTCTCCGTCATCGCGGACGCTCCATAGGCTTAAAAGATTATGAGACATTAGCCTATGAAGCCTCGGCTGCGGTGGCTTTTGCCCGCGCGATCCCAACCCATAATCCAAGCGGTCGATCCATTCCCGGTTGGGTGACTTTGCTCATTATCCCCCAGAGTCAAGAGCCACGCCCCTGGCCCTCATTTGGGCTGCGAGAGCGGGTTCGAAAATATATCGAGGCGCGTGCTCCAGCCGATCTGGCCGCTGCCCATCAGATCTATGTTACCGGACCCGATTATCTACCTATAGGGGTGACGGCCACGATCGTACCCATTGATCCTGCTGAAGCAGGGGCCATAGAGCAACGTGCGCAAGAGGCGTTAGAGGATTTTCTCCATCCATTGCGCGGGGGACCTGAAAGACGCGGCTGGGCACTGGGGCGAGATGTCTTCGTTTCCGATGTGGCCGCGGTAATGGAGCGGATACCGGGAGTTGATTACGTGGAAGAATTGGGATTGTTGCTTAGGGGGGGGTTGCAGGGCGAGCGAATTAGGGTGGCTGAAGATAGGATTGTGGTGGCCGGAGAGATCCAGCTCAAGCTGAAGGCAGGGGAGAGACAGCGCTATGCCAGTACCATTGCCAAACCTAGATGA
- a CDS encoding PAAR domain-containing protein, producing the protein MPTAARIGDMTSHGTPLTPLVPGVMGSLNVFIGGQPAWRAITDVHVCPVSNGPQPHVGGTVLKGSTSVFINAFPAARQGDEIVEGGGGLTKSPWDFPLFRLEDKRDE; encoded by the coding sequence ATGCCCACTGCAGCCAGAATCGGAGACATGACCAGCCATGGGACCCCCCTAACACCGCTTGTTCCAGGCGTGATGGGCAGCTTGAACGTGTTCATTGGGGGTCAACCCGCCTGGCGGGCGATCACGGATGTTCATGTATGCCCTGTCTCAAATGGCCCTCAGCCGCACGTAGGGGGCACAGTACTCAAAGGCAGTACCAGTGTATTTATCAATGCTTTTCCCGCAGCAAGGCAGGGAGATGAGATTGTAGAGGGCGGGGGGGGGCTAACAAAATCGCCCTGGGATTTCCCACTGTTCAGATTGGAGGATAAGAGAGATGAATAA